A segment of the Ipomoea triloba cultivar NCNSP0323 chromosome 1, ASM357664v1 genome:
GTGGCAAACAAATGAAAGTTAAGGATATaatgtggcaaaattaaaagggaatgactaaatgtgacaatactACAATAGTCGAATAAACAAACTCGGGCTTTGATATTAATAGATTAGTAAGGTGATGTTGACTACTTAACCATATAGTCAAAGATTTTAAACAAAGGTTTGTATagtggaaaatgatttctcaacaaaataattCAAGTGAAAGAGAGATTAGATATAGTGAATTTAAAGTGCAAGATAAGTAACTGAGACAATTAATTTTGTAGTGGTTCTAAGATGATGTAATCCTTCTACTCCACTCTTTTCTAATCATCTAGTAGGAAATTCACTATAATCAATCTCCAATACAATTGCAGTGAATCACATGAATCAAGTGCTTTGATCACTAATAATCAATATTACTTCAATAAGGCTTTCACATATACTCTTTTATTTTTCCTCCTCTATATACCCCTTGGTACAAATATACAAAGATTCCAACACAAAGGTTGAAAGAAACTCCAACTAAGAGACTAAAAGAAAGTTGAATGAATCTTGTTGAGCTTTTAATTCTCTTGAACTAGATGAAATGCGCTTGTGAGTTTTGAAAACACTATTTGAAATTTGGAATACATCCTATGTGTCTTTTTCTTTACATCTTTGCTATTTATAAATGAGACTTCGAATATGTCCGTTGGAGTGAAACAAATTTTTTAGTCCACTTGTCATTAAAATATTGTGCACGGATTTGATGTGTGAAGAGAAAACATACATTCAATAGTTGTTCGCAACTTTTCAATGAAATTTGGCTTGTTGCTATTTTCAAGAATCTTTCTTAAAACGACAGGTATCCACCTGAGATAATGTGCTAATGATccaaaaaaaagtaatgaaCGATCAGAGAATGTTGGTCAAGAAGATCCTCATCTTGTTGTTTTTCGTTATAAGTCATGTTGCTTATCATCAAAAAGCTCTGTTGCTAGATCCTAGAAAAGTCATGTTGATTAGTAAAAGTCTTGCTACTTATACTTCTCCTGTATGCATAAACCCTTGTTGTTCTCAAACCTTGCGATTTGTTGAGAATCTTTGTCGATGTCAGCCTCATGAAAGTTTTGCTGCTTAAAAAAAACTACTGCTTGTAGAACTTTTACTACTTGCAAAGCTTCTACTATTTTGATGATTCAACAACTACTTCATTCAAAGAACTCTTGTTGTCAAGTAGCTAGTTATGCTATATTTTATACTCATGCTTCTACCTCTTCTTGTCGGATAACTTCACTTATGATGTCAACACCAAAGACTTACTGTAATGAATTCCCCTAGACTCTATCACTTAGCGATTTTTTGTagcatacaaaaaattaaataactagcctatatatttaaagttttggAGGCCTAATATCTAATCCTAAAATATGATTTgacttatcaaaatttaattacactttttccTAACACCTCCctaaccaaatatatatatatatatatatatatatatatatatatatatatatgtaatatttcTTATTCTCCTTGGCATAGGCTCCAACCCCATCAATTTGTTAAAGCCCGATAATAGAAATGCTTTATGTAATAAAACAATGTCAAactaataattaaatgaaatatagaataaatattGAGCATCTGCTCGTTGAAGTTGTCTcatatttacaatatataatCCCCCACGTGTGTGAAGCCAGAATATAATgtaacaagtcaacaacaaccCCACCCGCGTTGACCTCCATTCTTTCAAGGCCTCATCACATCATGTGGTATGTCATCAAAATATAATCCGTCCATCTTCGTCTCTACGCTCTCTCTACGCTCATTTGAACTTCAGTTGAACACGGGGATTACTAGGCGTTAGACCTATAACCCCTTCTGTCGTTTGAAATTTCTTTGTTCACTATCCcaatcatatatgtatataaccaGGCCAGACAACATTACATTCATGAAAgacatcaaaatcaaaatcgaTCTATTATTGTTGTTTCAGCTGTCTTTATTAATTTGGTCTACGATGGAGCAAATGGAAGCGAAGTATAAGGGAGTGAGGAAGAGGAAATGGGGGAAATGGGTGTCGGAGATTCGGCTGCCGAATAGCCGGGAGAGGATTTGGTTGGGCTCTTATAATGCACCGGAGAAGGCCGCCAGGGCTTTCGACGTCGCCCAGTACTGCCTGCGGGGTCCCACCGCTCGGTTCAACTTCCCCGACGACCCGCCGGACGTCCCCGGCGGCAAGTGGCTCTCGCCGGCGGAGATACAGGACGTCGCGGCCCACTCCGGGAACAATTACCGGCTCGAACCGCTGCCTGAGAACGGTGGCGGCGGTAACGGCGACGGCGGCGTTCGTGATGATGATAATACGCACGTGGTGGAAATAAATGACACGTCAACCTCGTCAAGTGGTGGGGTCCAGTTGGAGGGGATTGATTGGTCGTTTCTCGACAACTTGGATGCCCCTTTCAcgagtaataattattttggcCTATTTCACGGTGACGTCTACGTGCCACCAAACGACTATGAGATTGAGTATGAAGATGGGGAGAGTATATGCCATTTCTCTCAGCAATCTTTCCTTTGGAACTTTTGACAAATCATCTTCTCAAACACACTCTCATCTATACTCAATTTCTCATAGCTTAAGAAAATTTTTACGCCAATTACAGGTGGTATAAGTCAACCTCGTCACAACAAGATCAAACGCGAGATGGTGATATTTAGTTTTTGTTCCTAAATATGGTGCTACTTGATCAATGACTAACCTTTCTGGTtcttgttattatatattttaggcTTTTTTTCCAGAAGAAATTGTAAGAGATGATTACCCATGTTTTATCAAGAATGCATCATATATCTAATGCCTTTGTATACAACACATTATActgatttgaaaataattataatccCAATTTgtttatgtaatatatatgtgattttcgatatatatatatatatatatcttgtgttGACTCAAAGAACTTattttgcatgcatgcatgtatttaCTATGTAAAATAAGTTGATGAATATATAATTGAGAGCAATTCAAAAAAGTACAATTCATTAAAAATCTCTTGAGCGACTAGGGTACTTATTGTCCTGTCCTCGAAACCCCTAGAATTCATTTTGCATTAGGAGTAACTATTCAAGATTTCTCCagaatatttagaaaataacGTTGTATGTAATACCACCTTAACAGGCTTAGGAAGTAGTAGATTGATAAGAAAGAAGCACACAACACTATCAGACCTCCTCTTTTTCTTCAACGTGACAACCCTTTGTAGGTTAGGTTTTGCCCACAAACTGCATGCCAATACATGCATAAGcaatcattatatagtggatcATAGTCCATATAtctgtgtagaccatggttaAAAACACTGTCATtccttttaatgaaaagaaataatCGTTGTTACGCTCACATATTAAGTGTAGAGCCGTCAAAACTAGCTAAGCCTGTCGGGTTAACCCGTCCCACCCGCGAAAAGGACGGGGCGATCTTCGATATTTTAGGCCCGTATTTGGTGGGCTTTTCGGCTAACCCGCAGGCTTAGTGGGGCGGGCTTGACGGGCCGGCGGATGCAcgccaaatatataataaaaaattattaaaataaaaatgttactgaaatatatatatttatataatttacctTTACAGTTTACAATAAACAGTAAAGCAAATTCAATTCTAATTGAATTTggtaaaagtaaattatatatatatatatatatatgatgcgtAAAatataggtgcccaatattagtattttgtattaaaattttaaatttatttaaattttaatatagtaaataa
Coding sequences within it:
- the LOC116000325 gene encoding ethylene-responsive transcription factor ERF017-like; its protein translation is MKDIKIKIDLLLLFQLSLLIWSTMEQMEAKYKGVRKRKWGKWVSEIRLPNSRERIWLGSYNAPEKAARAFDVAQYCLRGPTARFNFPDDPPDVPGGKWLSPAEIQDVAAHSGNNYRLEPLPENGGGGNGDGGVRDDDNTHVVEINDTSTSSSGGVQLEGIDWSFLDNLDAPFTSNNYFGLFHGDVYVPPNDYEIEYEDGESICHFSQQSFLWNF